The DNA region TGCCGGCCCCCGCCGAGACCGGCATCGTCGTCCTCGGCGAGGGCGCGGCGGCACGGCTGCTCGTCGGCCTCGCCGACGGGCGCGTGGCCGTCGTGGCACCCGACGGGGGCAAGCCGTGAGCGCGGGCGCACCGGATCCCGACAGCCGCCTGTTCCCGGCCCGGCCCTTCGTGGGGGCGTCGATCGCGGTGATCCGCGGCGACCGGGTCCTGCTCGCGGCGCGGGCCAACGAGCCGATGCGCGGCGTCTGGACGCTGCCGGGCGGCCTCGTGGAGGCGGGCGAATCCCTGGCCGAGGCGGCCCTGCGCGAACTGTCCGAGGAGGTCGGCCTGCTCGCGGAAGTGGTCGGCGTGCTCTCGCCCACCGAGATCATCGTCCGCGACGAGGCCGGCCGGGCCCGGCATCACTACGTCGTCCACCCGCACGCCGCCCTGTGGCGCGGCGGCGAGCCCGTTGCCGGTCCCGAGGCCCTGGGCACCCGGTGGGCGACGCTCGCGGAGGTCGCGACCCTTCCGACCACCCCCGGCTTGGTCGACACCCTGCGCGAGGCCTTCGCGCGGGTGGCGGCCCGGGGCGCGGACGGGAGCGCGGACGGGGGCCCGGACCGCGCAGGGATGCAGGGCGAGGGGGCGACGGCGTGAGGCGCCCCACGACCCTCCTGTGCCTGCTGGCGCTCCCGTCCCTGCTGGTGCTCCTGGCCGGCCCGGTCTCCGCGCCGGCCCAGGCGCAGCAGCGCTCCGGCCGGAGCGGCGCGCCCGCCAAGGAAGCCGCGAAGGAGCCACCCAAGGAGGCGACCGCCCCCGCGGACGTGCCCGCGCCCTACGACCGCGACCTGATGCGCATGTCCGAGATCATCGGCGCCCTGGCGTTCCTGCGGAACCTCTGCGCGGCCCCGGACGCGGCCGACTGGCCGGCGCGCATGAAGGCGCTGATCGACTCTGAGGGCGTGACCCCGGCCCGCCGCGACAGGCTGGCCGGCGCCTACAACCGCGGCTACCGCGGCTACGCGCTGACCTACCGGGTCTGCACGCCCGCGGCCCACGAGGCGGCCGCCCGGTACGTCGCCGAGGGCGACCGGCTGTCGCACGCCCTGGCCGGGCGTTTCGGAGGGTGATGCAGGCGCAACACACGGGGCGGCGATGCCGGCGAAACATCGGATTTGAGCGCCCGCGTTAA from Methylobacterium sp. NMS14P includes:
- a CDS encoding TIGR02301 family protein encodes the protein MRRPTTLLCLLALPSLLVLLAGPVSAPAQAQQRSGRSGAPAKEAAKEPPKEATAPADVPAPYDRDLMRMSEIIGALAFLRNLCAAPDAADWPARMKALIDSEGVTPARRDRLAGAYNRGYRGYALTYRVCTPAAHEAAARYVAEGDRLSHALAGRFGG
- a CDS encoding NUDIX hydrolase, with amino-acid sequence MSAGAPDPDSRLFPARPFVGASIAVIRGDRVLLAARANEPMRGVWTLPGGLVEAGESLAEAALRELSEEVGLLAEVVGVLSPTEIIVRDEAGRARHHYVVHPHAALWRGGEPVAGPEALGTRWATLAEVATLPTTPGLVDTLREAFARVAARGADGSADGGPDRAGMQGEGATA